One region of Aurantimonas sp. HBX-1 genomic DNA includes:
- a CDS encoding DUF72 domain-containing protein, with translation MAKPGTIRAGVGGWTFEPWNETFYPDDLPKKRQLEYAASKLKTIEVNGTFYRSQSPATFAKWASETPEGFVFSLKAPRFAVNRKILAEGGESIERFVQSGITELGDRLGPILWQFAATKQFDPDDFAAFVKLLPEKAGDLPLRHVVEPRHESFACPEAVAICRKAGVAIVCAEAEDYPQIADVTADFVYARLQKGDEANPTGYPADALDAWAARTRQWAEGGQPDDLRRADPKTEPPRQKRDVFVYFIRSGKPRAPHAAMALQERLDAG, from the coding sequence ATGGCCAAGCCAGGCACAATTCGGGCCGGCGTCGGCGGCTGGACGTTCGAGCCGTGGAACGAGACCTTCTATCCGGACGACCTGCCGAAGAAGCGGCAGCTGGAATATGCCGCGTCGAAGCTGAAGACGATCGAGGTCAATGGCACGTTCTATCGCAGCCAGTCGCCGGCGACCTTCGCCAAATGGGCGAGCGAGACCCCGGAAGGCTTCGTCTTCTCGCTGAAGGCGCCGCGCTTCGCGGTGAACCGCAAGATCCTGGCGGAAGGCGGCGAGTCGATCGAGCGTTTCGTGCAGTCGGGCATCACCGAGCTGGGCGACCGGCTCGGCCCGATCCTCTGGCAGTTCGCCGCCACCAAGCAGTTCGACCCGGACGACTTCGCCGCCTTCGTGAAGCTGCTCCCCGAGAAGGCCGGCGATCTGCCACTTCGCCACGTCGTCGAGCCGCGCCACGAGAGCTTCGCCTGCCCCGAAGCGGTCGCGATCTGCCGCAAGGCCGGCGTCGCCATCGTTTGCGCCGAGGCGGAGGATTATCCCCAGATCGCCGACGTCACGGCGGACTTCGTCTATGCCCGCCTGCAGAAGGGCGACGAGGCCAATCCGACCGGCTATCCGGCCGACGCGCTGGACGCCTGGGCCGCCCGGACGCGGCAGTGGGCGGAAGGCGGCCAGCCGGACGATCTGCGCCGGGCCGATCCAAAGACCGAACCGCCGCGGCAGAAGCGCGACGTCTTCGTGTACTTCATCCGCTCCGGAAAGCCGCGGGCGCCGCATGCCGCCATGGCGCTCCAGGAACGCCTGGACGCGGGCTGA
- a CDS encoding NAD(P)H-hydrate dehydratase produces MAATSPSDCFLLTSSEMAEADRLTIDSGTAGIALMEKAGAAVAAAVQAEFADAARVAVLAGPGNNGGDAYVVARLLREAGRDVRLYGLVDPARLSGDAASAASAWKDATLPLEAFDPADAALVVDGLFGAGLARPVEGLAAAAIDRLNDAPTPVVAIDLPSGVSGESGKALGAAVAADLTVTFFRRKPGHLLEPGRSLCGRTLVADIGIAPTVLARIAPRTFVNEPALWASRFRSPADAGHKYDRGHAVVLSGGASQTGAARLAAAAALRAGAGLVTLFSPAAAMQVNASHLTAVMLKRCNDDAELTSLIEDERYNAFILGPGFGVGERARLFAAAILAKGRRLVLDADAISAFQETPDLLFAAAGEAAGRHSPAEPLLVLTPHEGEFRRLFPELAADGGQSKLDRARNAAAQSGAVVVLKGRDTVIAAPDGRAAINASGTPWLATAGTGDVLAGIVAAQLAQGMPSFEAACAGVWMHGRAAELFGPGLISENLPKMLPKVHAELQALLGRKD; encoded by the coding sequence ATGGCTGCGACGTCCCCTTCCGATTGTTTCCTGCTGACGTCCTCCGAGATGGCCGAGGCCGATCGGTTGACGATCGACAGCGGAACCGCGGGAATCGCGCTGATGGAGAAGGCCGGTGCCGCCGTGGCGGCGGCGGTCCAGGCGGAGTTCGCCGATGCCGCCCGTGTCGCGGTGCTGGCGGGGCCCGGCAACAACGGTGGGGACGCCTATGTCGTCGCCCGGCTGTTGCGGGAGGCGGGCCGCGACGTCCGCCTTTACGGCCTCGTCGATCCCGCCAGGCTGTCCGGCGATGCTGCCTCTGCCGCATCCGCCTGGAAGGACGCGACCCTGCCGCTGGAGGCATTCGACCCGGCCGACGCGGCGCTGGTCGTCGACGGGCTGTTCGGCGCCGGACTGGCACGCCCCGTCGAAGGCCTCGCCGCCGCGGCCATTGACCGGCTGAACGACGCGCCGACGCCGGTCGTCGCCATCGACCTGCCGTCCGGCGTCTCCGGCGAATCGGGCAAGGCGCTCGGGGCCGCCGTCGCGGCGGACCTGACCGTCACGTTCTTCCGCCGCAAGCCGGGTCACCTGCTCGAGCCGGGCCGCAGCCTCTGCGGGCGCACGCTGGTGGCCGACATCGGCATCGCGCCGACGGTCCTCGCCCGCATCGCACCCCGGACCTTCGTCAACGAGCCGGCGCTGTGGGCCAGCCGATTCCGCAGTCCCGCCGATGCCGGCCACAAATACGACCGCGGCCATGCGGTGGTGCTGTCCGGCGGCGCCAGCCAGACCGGGGCAGCGCGGCTCGCCGCAGCGGCCGCGCTGCGCGCCGGCGCCGGACTCGTCACGCTGTTCTCGCCGGCGGCCGCCATGCAGGTCAACGCGTCGCACCTGACGGCGGTGATGCTGAAGCGCTGTAACGACGACGCGGAGCTGACCTCGCTGATCGAGGACGAGCGCTACAACGCCTTCATCCTCGGCCCCGGCTTCGGCGTCGGCGAACGCGCCCGGCTGTTCGCGGCGGCGATCCTCGCCAAAGGCCGCCGCCTCGTGCTGGATGCCGACGCGATCAGCGCGTTCCAGGAGACGCCGGACCTGCTGTTCGCCGCGGCCGGGGAGGCGGCAGGCAGGCACAGTCCGGCCGAACCACTGCTCGTGCTGACGCCGCACGAGGGAGAGTTCAGGCGGCTGTTCCCGGAACTCGCCGCCGACGGCGGCCAGTCGAAGCTGGATCGCGCACGAAATGCCGCCGCGCAGTCGGGCGCCGTCGTCGTGCTGAAGGGCAGGGATACCGTGATCGCCGCGCCCGACGGACGTGCCGCGATCAACGCCAGCGGCACGCCGTGGCTCGCCACGGCCGGCACGGGCGACGTCCTCGCCGGCATCGTCGCGGCGCAGCTGGCCCAGGGCATGCCGAGCTTCGAGGCCGCCTGCGCCGGCGTCTGGATGCACGGGCGGGCGGCCGAGCTGTTCGGCCCGGGCCTGATCTCCGAGAACCTGCCGAAGATGCTGCCGAAGGTGCATGCCGAATTGCAGGCGCTGCTCGGCCGGAAAGACTGA
- a CDS encoding P-II family nitrogen regulator, whose protein sequence is MKKVEAIIKPFKLDEVKEALQDVGLQGITVTEAKGFGRQKGHTELYRGAEYVVDFLPKVKVEIVLADENVAAAVEAIRKAAQTGRIGDGKIFVSNIEEAIRIRTGEAGTDAI, encoded by the coding sequence ATGAAGAAGGTCGAGGCGATCATCAAGCCGTTCAAGCTGGATGAGGTCAAGGAGGCCCTCCAGGACGTGGGGCTGCAGGGCATCACCGTCACCGAGGCCAAGGGCTTCGGACGGCAGAAGGGCCACACCGAACTTTATCGGGGTGCCGAGTATGTCGTCGACTTCCTGCCGAAGGTGAAGGTCGAGATCGTGCTGGCGGACGAGAACGTCGCTGCCGCCGTCGAGGCCATCCGCAAGGCGGCCCAGACCGGCCGCATCGGGGATGGCAAGATCTTCGTCTCCAACATCGAGGAAGCCATCCGCATCCGCACCGGCGAAGCCGGCACGGACGCCATCTGA
- the glnA gene encoding type I glutamate--ammonia ligase encodes MTSANDILKQIKDNDVKFVDLRFTDPKGKMQHVTMDVGIVDEDMFSEGSMFDGSSIAGWKAINESDMVLMPDPETAYMDPFFAQSTMAIVCDILDPISGEAYNRDPRSTARKAEAFLTQSGTGDTAFFGPEAEFFIFDDVRYKADPYNTGFKLDSTELPSNDDMEYETGNLGHRPRVKGGYFPVPPIDSCQDIRSEMLTVMAEMGVEVEKHHHEVAAAQHELGIKFDTLTRNADKMQIYKYVIHQVANAYGKTATFMPKPIFGDNGSGMHVHQSIWKGGKPTFAGDEYAGLSESALFYIGGIIKHAKSLNAFTNPSTNSFKRLVPGYEAPVLLAYSARNRSASCRIPFGQSPKAKRVEVRFPDPTANPYLAFSAMLMAGLDGIKNKIHPGEAMDKDLYDLPPEELKEIPTVCRSLREAMESLDADRDYLKAGGVFDDDQIDAFIDLKMAEVMRFEMTPHPVEFDMYYSV; translated from the coding sequence ATGACGAGCGCCAACGACATTCTGAAGCAGATCAAGGACAACGACGTTAAGTTTGTCGACCTGCGGTTCACCGACCCCAAGGGCAAGATGCAGCACGTCACGATGGACGTCGGCATCGTCGACGAGGACATGTTCTCGGAAGGCTCGATGTTCGACGGATCGTCGATCGCCGGCTGGAAGGCCATCAACGAGTCCGACATGGTGCTGATGCCGGATCCGGAGACGGCCTACATGGATCCGTTCTTCGCCCAGTCGACCATGGCGATCGTCTGCGACATCCTCGATCCGATCTCCGGCGAGGCGTACAACCGCGACCCGCGCTCGACCGCCCGCAAGGCGGAGGCGTTCCTTACCCAGTCCGGCACCGGTGACACCGCCTTCTTCGGCCCGGAAGCCGAGTTCTTCATCTTCGACGACGTCCGCTACAAGGCCGACCCGTACAACACGGGCTTCAAGCTCGACTCCACCGAACTGCCGTCCAACGACGACATGGAATACGAGACCGGCAATCTCGGCCACCGGCCGCGCGTCAAGGGCGGCTACTTCCCCGTCCCGCCGATCGATTCCTGCCAGGACATCCGCTCGGAAATGCTGACCGTGATGGCCGAGATGGGCGTGGAGGTCGAGAAGCACCACCATGAGGTGGCCGCCGCGCAGCACGAGCTCGGCATCAAGTTCGACACGCTGACCCGCAACGCCGACAAGATGCAGATCTACAAATACGTGATCCATCAGGTCGCCAATGCCTACGGCAAGACCGCGACCTTCATGCCGAAGCCGATCTTCGGCGACAACGGCTCGGGCATGCACGTGCACCAGTCGATCTGGAAGGGCGGCAAGCCGACCTTCGCCGGCGACGAATATGCGGGCCTGTCGGAGAGCGCCCTGTTCTACATCGGCGGCATCATCAAGCACGCCAAGTCGCTGAACGCCTTCACCAACCCGTCGACCAACTCGTTCAAGCGCCTGGTCCCCGGCTACGAAGCCCCGGTGCTGCTCGCCTACTCGGCGCGCAACCGCTCGGCCTCCTGCCGCATCCCGTTCGGCCAGTCGCCGAAGGCCAAGCGCGTCGAGGTCCGCTTCCCGGACCCGACGGCTAACCCGTATCTCGCCTTCTCGGCGATGCTGATGGCCGGCCTCGACGGCATCAAGAACAAGATCCACCCGGGCGAAGCCATGGACAAGGATCTCTACGACCTGCCGCCGGAGGAGCTGAAGGAAATCCCGACCGTCTGCCGGTCGCTGCGCGAAGCGATGGAATCGCTCGACGCCGATCGCGATTACCTGAAGGCCGGCGGCGTCTTCGACGACGACCAGATCGACGCCTTCATCGACCTGAAGATGGCCGAGGTGATGCGTTTCGAGATGACGCCGCATCCGGTCGAGTTCGACATGTACTACTCGGTCTGA